The proteins below come from a single Gossypium raimondii isolate GPD5lz chromosome 2, ASM2569854v1, whole genome shotgun sequence genomic window:
- the LOC105788759 gene encoding copper transporter 6, with protein MEGMNDDHMHGMVMHNTSDGGMNMTKHHKMMMHMTFFWGSDAEILFSGWPGTRTSMYVLALIVVFLLAFMVEGISHSRLVKPGSTHHVTAGLVQTLLHALRVGLAYLVMLAIMSFNGGVFLAAVAGHSLGFLLFGSHVFNKPSATVPNAKTSDLPPMSC; from the coding sequence ATGGAGGGCATGAATGATGACCATATGCATGGCATGGTGATGCACAACACATCAGATGGCGGCATGAACATGACGAAGCACCATAAGATGATGATGCATATGACCTTCTTTTGGGGCAGCGACGCCGAGATTCTCTTCTCCGGTTGGCCGGGAACCAGAACCAGCATGTACGTCTTGGCCCTCATAGTTGTCTTCCTGCTTGCTTTCATGGTGGAGGGGATTTCTCACTCTCGGTTGGTGAAACCCGGTTCCACCCACCACGTGACCGCCGGTCTGGTTCAGACTTTGTTGCATGCTCTGAGGGTTGGACTCGCGTATCTGGTGATGTTGGCTATCATGTCTTTCAACGGTGGCGTTTTCTTGGCCGCCGTGGCTGGCCATTCTCTGGGGTTTTTATTATTTGGCAGTCATGTTTTTAACAAACCTTCCGCCACCGTCCCCAACGCCAAAACATCCGATCTTCCG